The following are from one region of the Mycolicibacterium helvum genome:
- a CDS encoding ABC transporter ATP-binding protein, which translates to MTVTSERTTGVAAQLRNIDKWYGEHQVLRDVSLTVGAGEIVALVGRSGSGKSTVLRVLAGLSNDHTGERQVAGAPALAFQEPRLFPWRTVRTNVGYGLTRSRLPRGEVTARADKALADVGLADRAGSWPLTLSGGQAQRVSLARALVGEPRLLLLDEPFGALDALTRLSMHALLLDLWRHHQFGVLLVTHDVNEAVGLADRVLVLEAGEVVYQTAITDPRRPPGSSSTATDNHRVELLEQLGVQI; encoded by the coding sequence ATGACTGTGACGTCCGAACGCACAACCGGGGTGGCCGCGCAGCTTCGGAACATCGACAAGTGGTACGGCGAGCATCAGGTGTTGCGGGACGTGTCGCTGACCGTCGGTGCCGGGGAGATCGTCGCGCTGGTGGGGCGCAGCGGCTCAGGCAAATCAACCGTGCTGCGTGTGCTCGCCGGTTTGTCGAACGACCACACCGGTGAGCGTCAGGTGGCCGGTGCACCCGCGCTGGCGTTCCAGGAGCCACGGCTGTTCCCGTGGCGCACAGTGCGCACCAACGTCGGTTACGGGCTGACGCGGTCCCGGCTACCCCGCGGGGAGGTGACGGCGCGGGCCGACAAGGCGCTGGCCGACGTTGGCCTGGCCGATCGTGCCGGTTCCTGGCCCCTGACCCTGTCTGGCGGTCAGGCGCAACGCGTTTCGCTGGCACGGGCGCTAGTGGGCGAGCCACGGCTGCTTCTGCTGGACGAACCGTTCGGTGCGTTGGATGCGCTGACCCGGCTCAGCATGCACGCGTTGTTGCTCGACCTGTGGCGCCACCATCAATTCGGGGTCCTGCTGGTTACCCATGACGTCAATGAAGCTGTCGGACTGGCGGATCGGGTGCTGGTCTTGGAAGCCGGGGAAGTGGTGTATCAGACGGCGATCACCGACCCGCGGCGGCCGCCGGGCAGCTCGTCGACCGCGACCGACAACCATCGAGTCGAGTTGCTCGAGCAACTCGGCGTCCAGATCTGA
- a CDS encoding ABC transporter permease, whose product MTTPAPPVLPVGTRARAQHRQRKWTIVRWASPVVLLALWQVGSALGVISQDVLPAPSLIAEAGVELIGDGQLADALQVSGVRVVQGLLLGGLLGIGLGTAVGLSRWTEATVDPPMQMLRALPHLGLIPLFILWFGIGELPKVLLVALGVSFPLYLNTFSAIRQVDPKLFETADVLGFSFRQRFTHIILPSAAPQVLVGLRQSLAIAWLTLIVAEQINADKGIGYLINNARDFLRIDIIIFGLIVYALLGITTDAVVRALERRALRYRS is encoded by the coding sequence GTGACCACGCCCGCCCCGCCGGTCCTACCGGTAGGCACCCGTGCGCGTGCTCAACACAGGCAGCGGAAGTGGACGATCGTGCGGTGGGCCTCGCCGGTGGTCTTGCTGGCGCTGTGGCAGGTGGGCAGTGCGCTCGGGGTGATCTCTCAGGACGTCCTGCCTGCCCCCTCGCTGATCGCCGAGGCGGGAGTGGAGCTCATCGGCGACGGTCAGCTTGCCGACGCGCTGCAGGTCTCCGGTGTGCGGGTGGTGCAGGGGCTGCTACTGGGCGGGTTGCTGGGGATCGGGCTGGGCACGGCGGTCGGCTTGTCGCGGTGGACCGAGGCGACCGTCGACCCACCCATGCAGATGCTGCGAGCGTTGCCGCACCTGGGTCTGATCCCACTGTTCATTCTGTGGTTCGGTATCGGCGAGCTGCCCAAGGTGCTGTTGGTGGCCCTCGGGGTCAGCTTCCCGCTGTACCTCAATACGTTCTCGGCGATCCGTCAGGTCGACCCGAAGTTGTTCGAAACGGCTGACGTGCTTGGCTTCTCGTTCCGTCAGCGGTTCACTCACATCATTCTGCCGAGCGCAGCCCCACAGGTGCTGGTCGGCCTGCGCCAATCATTGGCGATTGCCTGGCTGACGTTGATCGTCGCCGAACAGATCAACGCCGACAAGGGTATTGGCTACTTGATCAACAACGCTCGTGACTTCCTGCGGATCGACATCATCATTTTCGGCCTGATCGTCTATGCGCTGCTTGGCATCACGACCGATGCCGTCGTGCGGGCACTGGAACGTCGAGCACTGAGGTATCGGTCATGA
- a CDS encoding RNA polymerase-binding protein RbpA, whose product MADRVLRGSRLGAVSYETDRNHDLAPRQIARYRTENGEEFEVPFADDAEIPGTWPCKNGLEGTLIDGDLPEPKKVKPPRTHWDMLLERRSVEELEELLKERLDLIKSKRRGS is encoded by the coding sequence ATGGCTGATCGTGTGCTGAGAGGCAGTCGGCTCGGAGCCGTGAGCTACGAGACCGACCGCAACCACGACCTGGCGCCGCGTCAGATCGCGCGGTACCGCACCGAGAACGGTGAGGAATTCGAGGTTCCGTTCGCCGACGACGCCGAGATTCCTGGCACCTGGCCTTGCAAGAACGGCCTGGAAGGCACGTTGATCGACGGCGATCTGCCGGAGCCCAAGAAGGTCAAGCCGCCCCGCACCCACTGGGACATGCTGCTGGAGCGCCGTTCGGTCGAGGAGCTCGAAGAGCTGCTCAAGGAGCGCTTGGACCTGATCAAGTCCAAGCGTCGCGGAAGCTGA
- a CDS encoding polyprenol monophosphomannose synthase, producing the protein MTDRGKTGAELPSQRTLVIIPTYNELENLPLIVGRVHTARPDVHVLIVDDGSPDGTGDLADELSLADPDRIHVMHRNAKDGLGAAYLAGFAWGLGRQYNVLVEMDADGSHAPEQLYRLLDAIDNGADLAIGSRYVQGGTVRNWPYRRLVLSRTANTYSRVLLGVGIHDITAGYRAYRREVLEKIDLSAVDSKGYCFQIDLTWRTINSGFTVTEVPITFRERELGVSKMSGSNIREAMVKVAQWGIGGRVDRARGVVR; encoded by the coding sequence ATGACCGACCGGGGCAAAACGGGCGCTGAGCTTCCCAGCCAGCGCACCCTGGTGATCATCCCCACGTACAACGAGCTGGAGAACCTGCCGCTGATCGTGGGCCGCGTGCACACGGCACGCCCCGACGTCCACGTGCTGATCGTCGACGACGGCAGCCCCGACGGCACCGGTGATCTCGCCGACGAACTATCCCTGGCTGATCCCGACCGGATCCACGTGATGCACCGCAACGCCAAGGACGGCTTGGGTGCGGCCTACCTTGCCGGGTTCGCCTGGGGGCTGGGCCGGCAGTACAACGTGCTGGTGGAGATGGACGCCGACGGCAGCCATGCTCCCGAACAGCTCTATCGCCTGCTGGACGCCATCGACAATGGCGCCGACCTGGCCATCGGCTCGCGCTATGTTCAGGGCGGGACGGTCCGCAACTGGCCCTACCGACGGCTGGTGCTGTCCAGGACCGCCAACACTTATTCGCGTGTCCTACTCGGTGTCGGCATCCACGACATCACCGCCGGTTACCGCGCCTACCGGCGCGAGGTTCTGGAGAAGATCGACCTGTCGGCGGTCGACTCCAAGGGCTACTGCTTCCAGATCGACCTCACCTGGCGCACGATCAACAGCGGCTTCACCGTCACAGAGGTGCCCATCACGTTCCGTGAGCGCGAACTGGGGGTGTCGAAAATGAGCGGCTCGAACATTCGCGAAGCGATGGTCAAGGTCGCCCAGTGGGGCATCGGCGGGCGCGTGGACCGCGCCCGCGGCGTCGTCCGCTAG
- the lnt gene encoding apolipoprotein N-acyltransferase, with product MASRLLTWLRTALPPRLMRLLVAVTAGLLLCISFPPIGWWWSAVVSFGMLSWVLLHPKTTPAGGLGYGYLFGLAFYIPLIPWISGLVGPVPWLALSAMEAIFPALFGALAVMVRRLPGWPLWLALMWALQEWLKSTVPFGGFPWGVVGFGQTNGPFLALVQLGGVPLLSFGIVLLGASLAALTSEIVRWLQRSGTAETSEPASLPGVLLPGLCITAVLLTTAVAAPQVRRAAGGAGNEPTVTVAAIQGNVPRLGLDFNSQRRAVLDNHVRQTVQLAEDVHAGKAPQPQFVIWPENSSDIDPFTNADAAQQISVAAQAIGAPILVGTVIARPDWTPQNPTASNTAVVWDPVAGPGERHDKQIIQPFGEYLPWRGFFRHLSSFADRAGYFVPGTGSGVVHAAGVPVGVATCWEVIFDRALRESVTNGAQVLAVPTNNATFDQNMSEQLLAFARARAVEHDRYVVVAGTTGISAVIAPDGREVARTQFFTPAYLDVVVRLKTSQTLATRWGPLVQWVLVGAAVAVLMAAMLHNGWFIRPIRRRKREGDASSMSGGRDDSDNPPEQGESSSALAGQHDKGES from the coding sequence ATGGCTAGCCGGCTGCTCACATGGTTGCGCACCGCGCTGCCACCGCGGTTGATGCGGCTACTGGTTGCGGTGACCGCCGGGCTGCTGCTGTGCATCAGCTTCCCGCCGATCGGCTGGTGGTGGTCGGCAGTGGTGAGCTTCGGAATGCTCAGCTGGGTACTGCTGCACCCCAAGACCACACCGGCCGGCGGACTGGGCTACGGATACCTGTTCGGGCTGGCGTTCTACATCCCGCTGATCCCATGGATCAGCGGACTGGTCGGCCCGGTGCCCTGGCTGGCGCTGTCGGCGATGGAAGCGATCTTCCCGGCGTTGTTCGGTGCACTGGCCGTCATGGTGCGCAGGCTGCCAGGCTGGCCACTGTGGCTCGCGCTGATGTGGGCACTGCAGGAATGGCTGAAGTCGACGGTGCCGTTCGGTGGATTCCCTTGGGGGGTAGTCGGTTTCGGTCAAACGAACGGGCCGTTCCTGGCGTTGGTTCAGCTCGGCGGGGTACCGCTGCTGTCGTTCGGGATCGTCCTGCTCGGCGCGTCGCTGGCCGCGTTGACGAGCGAGATCGTGCGCTGGCTGCAGCGCAGTGGCACGGCCGAGACATCCGAGCCCGCGTCGCTGCCAGGCGTACTGCTGCCCGGCCTGTGCATCACCGCGGTGTTGCTGACCACCGCGGTGGCCGCGCCGCAGGTGCGCCGCGCCGCCGGCGGTGCCGGCAACGAGCCGACGGTCACGGTGGCCGCGATCCAGGGCAACGTGCCGCGACTGGGGCTCGACTTCAACAGCCAGCGCCGCGCCGTCCTGGACAACCACGTCCGCCAAACCGTGCAACTGGCTGAGGATGTGCACGCGGGCAAGGCGCCACAGCCGCAGTTCGTGATCTGGCCGGAGAACTCCTCGGATATCGACCCGTTCACCAATGCCGACGCCGCCCAACAGATCAGCGTGGCCGCGCAGGCGATCGGCGCGCCGATCCTGGTCGGCACTGTCATCGCCCGCCCGGACTGGACCCCGCAGAACCCGACGGCGTCGAATACCGCCGTCGTCTGGGATCCGGTCGCCGGACCAGGGGAGCGCCACGACAAACAGATCATCCAGCCATTCGGCGAATACCTGCCGTGGCGAGGCTTCTTCCGCCATCTGTCGTCGTTCGCCGACCGCGCCGGGTACTTCGTGCCGGGTACCGGCTCGGGCGTCGTGCACGCCGCCGGGGTGCCGGTCGGGGTGGCGACCTGCTGGGAGGTCATCTTCGACCGGGCGCTTCGCGAGTCGGTCACCAACGGCGCGCAGGTCCTGGCAGTTCCCACCAACAACGCGACGTTCGACCAGAACATGAGCGAACAGCTGCTGGCGTTCGCCCGCGCCAGGGCCGTCGAGCACGACCGCTACGTAGTGGTGGCCGGCACCACCGGGATCAGCGCGGTGATCGCGCCGGACGGCCGTGAGGTGGCTCGGACCCAGTTCTTCACGCCGGCCTATCTCGACGTCGTGGTGCGGCTCAAGACCAGCCAAACGCTAGCCACCCGATGGGGCCCGTTGGTGCAATGGGTGCTGGTCGGAGCCGCTGTTGCCGTTTTGATGGCCGCCATGCTGCACAATGGTTGGTTCATACGTCCGATTCGCCGCAGAAAGCGGGAAGGGGACGCAAGCAGTATGTCCGGGGGCCGCGACGATAGCGACAACCCGCCGGAGCAGGGTGAATCATCCTCAGCCCTGGCCGGACAGCACGACAAAGGAGAGTCATGA
- a CDS encoding amidohydrolase translates to MTTLLLGGRIHSPSHPDATAMAVRDGVVSWLGSDDVARSQFGDAQVVDLQGAFVSPAFVDSHIHLTSTGLLMTGLDLTSARTKQHCLTLVAEHMAAHPGQPIWAHGWDDTGWARDEAPSTAELDAIAGMTPAYLARVDVHSAVASTALRDLVPGLPAVAGYDPHKPLSADAHHLVRSEARRLLTAQQRADARRAALDAVAAAGIVAVHECAGPDIGGADDWQELRATEHGVVVIGYWGEAVSSAAQARALIEETGARGLAGDLFVDGALGSHTAWLCEPYADAPDSTGNCYLDPDGIAEHLIACTEAGVTAGFHVIGDAAVRAVVDAVAGLVERFGAPAVARCGHRLEHLEMVSAEQAAMLGRCGIIASMQPNFDALWGGSTGMYARRLGSGRAALLNPFSLLASAGVPMAFGSDAPVTSINPWATVRAASRHQTPGSAISMRAAFAAATRGAWRAGGERDGLSGTLVPGAPASYAVWDLGGELDVSAPSDNVQRWSTDPRSRVPALPRLDPGDPLPHCRQTVHRGVVLHG, encoded by the coding sequence GTGACCACACTGCTGCTCGGCGGGCGCATTCATAGCCCGTCACATCCGGATGCCACCGCGATGGCCGTCCGCGACGGCGTCGTCTCCTGGCTCGGCAGTGACGACGTGGCCCGTTCGCAATTCGGTGATGCGCAGGTCGTCGACCTACAGGGTGCCTTCGTGTCACCCGCGTTCGTCGACAGCCACATCCACCTGACCTCTACCGGCCTGCTGATGACCGGGCTGGATCTGACTTCGGCGAGAACCAAACAGCACTGCCTGACCCTGGTCGCCGAGCACATGGCGGCGCATCCGGGCCAGCCGATTTGGGCGCACGGCTGGGACGACACCGGCTGGGCGCGCGACGAGGCCCCGAGCACCGCGGAGCTTGACGCCATCGCCGGCATGACGCCGGCCTACCTGGCCCGCGTCGATGTGCACTCAGCTGTGGCCTCGACGGCGCTACGTGACTTGGTCCCCGGCTTGCCTGCGGTCGCCGGATACGACCCGCACAAACCGCTGTCGGCCGACGCCCACCACCTCGTCCGCAGCGAAGCTCGTCGGCTGCTCACCGCGCAGCAGCGCGCCGACGCCCGGCGGGCCGCACTGGATGCGGTGGCTGCCGCGGGCATCGTCGCCGTCCACGAATGCGCCGGACCGGATATCGGTGGGGCTGACGACTGGCAGGAGCTGCGCGCCACCGAGCACGGCGTCGTGGTCATCGGCTACTGGGGTGAAGCTGTCTCCAGCGCCGCCCAGGCCAGGGCGTTGATCGAGGAGACCGGGGCGCGCGGACTGGCCGGCGACCTGTTCGTCGACGGCGCGCTGGGCTCTCACACCGCGTGGCTGTGCGAGCCGTACGCCGATGCGCCGGACAGCACCGGTAACTGCTACCTGGACCCCGACGGCATCGCCGAGCATCTGATCGCCTGCACCGAGGCCGGCGTGACCGCCGGCTTCCATGTGATCGGCGACGCGGCGGTGCGCGCGGTGGTCGACGCCGTGGCCGGTCTGGTCGAGCGGTTCGGGGCGCCGGCCGTCGCCCGGTGCGGGCACCGGCTGGAGCACCTGGAGATGGTGAGTGCCGAGCAGGCGGCCATGCTCGGCCGCTGCGGCATCATCGCCAGCATGCAGCCCAATTTCGACGCGCTGTGGGGCGGCAGCACGGGCATGTACGCGCGCCGGCTCGGTTCCGGCAGAGCCGCCCTGCTCAACCCGTTCTCGCTGTTAGCATCGGCAGGCGTGCCCATGGCGTTCGGTTCAGATGCCCCGGTGACCAGCATCAACCCCTGGGCAACCGTCCGTGCGGCGAGCCGTCATCAAACCCCGGGAAGCGCGATCTCCATGCGGGCAGCCTTTGCCGCTGCAACCAGAGGCGCCTGGCGCGCCGGCGGTGAGCGCGACGGGCTCAGCGGCACGTTGGTGCCTGGCGCGCCGGCGTCGTACGCGGTGTGGGATCTCGGCGGGGAGCTGGACGTGAGTGCTCCTTCCGACAACGTCCAGCGGTGGTCCACCGACCCTCGCTCGCGGGTGCCCGCGTTGCCGCGGCTGGACCCCGGCGACCCGCTGCCGCACTGCCGCCAGACGGTCCATCGAGGTGTCGTGCTGCATGGCTAG
- a CDS encoding FxsA family protein, whose protein sequence is MRTFFLYTVVELAVLAALTWSLGLGWTLLILLATSVVGVALAGSQVKRQILRLQRTRNDPQGAVADSMLVALGTVGVFIPGLVSTALGALMLLPPTRRVVRPVAGMLLTRGIARRVTVVNLTAPGYPGRGDYIDGEVVEQGGHVSGPIHDADIVPRSTAYREF, encoded by the coding sequence ATGCGGACGTTTTTCCTTTACACCGTGGTCGAGCTGGCCGTCCTGGCCGCGTTGACCTGGTCTCTCGGACTCGGGTGGACGCTGCTCATCCTGCTGGCCACCTCGGTGGTCGGCGTTGCGCTGGCCGGATCCCAGGTCAAGCGGCAGATCCTGCGTCTACAGCGCACCCGCAACGACCCGCAGGGCGCAGTGGCCGACAGCATGCTCGTCGCGCTCGGCACCGTCGGAGTGTTCATCCCCGGCTTGGTCAGCACCGCGCTCGGTGCGCTGATGCTGCTGCCGCCGACCCGCCGCGTGGTGCGTCCAGTGGCCGGGATGCTGCTCACCCGCGGTATCGCCCGCCGGGTCACCGTCGTGAACCTGACCGCGCCGGGCTATCCCGGGCGCGGCGACTACATCGACGGCGAGGTAGTTGAGCAGGGCGGGCATGTTTCTGGCCCCATCCACGATGCCGACATCGTTCCGCGCTCGACGGCCTACCGCGAGTTCTGA